A window of the Corynebacterium minutissimum genome harbors these coding sequences:
- the purH gene encoding bifunctional phosphoribosylaminoimidazolecarboxamide formyltransferase/IMP cyclohydrolase: MSEDRKNIKRALISVYDKTGLEDLSRALDKAGVEIVSTGSTAKKIADLGIEVTPVEKLTGFPECLEGRVKTLHPRVHAGILADTRKEDHLNQLSELEVEPFQLVVVNLYPFRETVASGADFDGCVEQIDIGGPSMVRAAAKNHPSVAVVVDPARYGEVADAVANGGFTLEQRRGLARDAFLHTADYDAAVSAWFVDQLSEEAETTPLRYGENSHQKATVTRIGTTGLANAKQFNGKEMSYNNYQDADAAWRAAWDHERPCVAIIKHANPCGIAVSEESIAAAHRAAHACDPMSAFGGVIAVNREVTVEMAEQVKEIFTEVIVAPSYEEGAIDVLKAKKNLRVLQAEHEAPEEEVKFISGGVLTQEPDTYQAEGDNPANWTLAAGEALNESDLAQLEFAWRSVRAVKSNAILLAKDNATVGVGMGQVNRVDSAKLAVERANTLADGSNRTEGSFAASDAFFPFADGLEVLLDAGVKAVVQPGGSIRDEEVIEAAQKAGVTMYFTGTRHFFH; the protein is encoded by the coding sequence ATGAGCGAGGATCGTAAGAACATCAAACGCGCACTTATTAGCGTGTACGACAAGACCGGTTTGGAGGACCTATCCCGGGCCCTCGACAAAGCCGGCGTGGAGATCGTCTCCACCGGTTCCACCGCGAAGAAGATCGCAGATCTGGGCATCGAGGTCACGCCCGTCGAGAAGCTCACTGGCTTCCCGGAGTGCCTCGAAGGCCGCGTGAAGACCCTGCATCCGCGCGTACATGCGGGCATCTTGGCGGATACCCGCAAGGAAGACCACCTCAACCAGCTTTCCGAGCTGGAGGTGGAACCCTTCCAACTCGTTGTGGTCAACCTGTACCCCTTCCGCGAGACCGTAGCTTCCGGCGCTGACTTCGATGGCTGCGTGGAGCAGATCGATATCGGCGGACCGTCCATGGTGCGCGCGGCTGCCAAGAACCACCCTTCTGTTGCTGTGGTCGTGGACCCAGCTCGCTACGGCGAGGTGGCTGACGCGGTGGCCAACGGCGGCTTTACCCTAGAGCAGCGCCGCGGTCTGGCTCGGGATGCCTTCCTACACACCGCTGATTACGACGCCGCGGTGTCCGCGTGGTTCGTGGACCAACTCAGTGAAGAAGCAGAGACCACCCCGCTGCGCTACGGCGAGAACTCTCACCAAAAGGCGACCGTAACCCGCATTGGCACCACCGGTCTGGCCAATGCGAAGCAGTTCAACGGCAAGGAGATGAGCTACAACAACTACCAGGACGCCGACGCCGCCTGGCGCGCCGCCTGGGATCACGAGCGCCCGTGCGTGGCCATTATCAAGCACGCCAACCCCTGCGGCATCGCGGTGTCTGAGGAATCCATTGCGGCCGCTCACCGCGCTGCCCACGCCTGTGATCCGATGTCTGCTTTCGGTGGCGTCATCGCTGTCAACCGCGAGGTCACCGTGGAGATGGCCGAGCAGGTCAAGGAGATCTTCACCGAGGTCATCGTGGCGCCTTCCTATGAAGAAGGCGCTATTGACGTGCTCAAGGCCAAGAAGAACCTGCGCGTGCTGCAGGCAGAGCACGAAGCACCGGAGGAGGAAGTTAAATTCATCTCCGGTGGCGTGCTAACCCAGGAGCCGGATACCTACCAGGCCGAGGGCGATAACCCGGCCAACTGGACCTTGGCTGCTGGTGAGGCGCTCAACGAGTCCGACTTGGCACAGCTTGAGTTTGCCTGGCGCTCGGTACGCGCGGTGAAGTCCAACGCCATTCTGCTAGCTAAGGACAACGCCACCGTGGGCGTGGGCATGGGCCAAGTCAACCGCGTGGACTCTGCCAAGCTGGCAGTCGAGCGCGCCAACACGCTGGCCGATGGCTCCAACCGTACCGAAGGTTCCTTCGCTGCCTCCGATGCCTTCTTCCCGTTTGCCGATGGCCTGGAGGTGCTTCTCGACGCCGGCGTGAAGGCCGTTGTTCAGCCGGGTGGTTCCATCCGTGATGAAGAGGTCATTGAGGCCGCTCAGAAGGCTGGCGTGACCATGTACTTCACCGGAACCCGTCACTTCTTCCACTAG
- a CDS encoding cell division protein PerM, with product MNKNTSPQSRSATRPRTQVRGHGQDSERTERPTRRDRRAPTQRIKGAEAAKAKARRAQGPTTLRERIRRMLMVVAVPNLVVVLGIIVVVIAALLLTSSPSAWFNTIVAEAWMVFNLAPIRAGGIDLGFLPGLPAVLLAWLVGRRVRVAIKDKVSINDLLVLTACVFLVPLALTCLAWLMLWDAGKAYDVSPPALYVVLPRMLLLHAAALIGGMGTRLWKALAKRSGVPRVLVDASRIGLSYLGYLAIVSLVLVLVLWAVGWQRQAEMLAEYPVLDSVGTAGLVLLSILYMPNAVIAAASVLSGSELHVGPDTSVSLFSSHMVPLPPLPLAAAVPPSISSWAVALFVLPAIVAGVAFARRRALVNFQVALVAAVVAAVAAFAAIYGTSGALGVYGYTGPELWTAVGLSALWCLVVGAGFAAANALLSWRARRSSEGDVEAAVDAEKAAVDTEKTAADAEKTEGTRPANAVPVSALLGVNSESPEDSDVIDAEVDDTDEGDEGDVAKHMPADPDRDEDASQG from the coding sequence ATGAATAAGAACACGAGTCCCCAGTCACGGTCGGCGACGCGGCCGCGCACCCAGGTGCGTGGACATGGTCAGGATAGTGAGCGAACCGAGCGCCCCACCCGCCGCGATCGCCGCGCGCCGACGCAACGGATCAAGGGCGCCGAGGCCGCTAAGGCGAAAGCTCGCCGCGCCCAGGGGCCCACCACGCTGCGGGAGCGTATCCGTCGCATGCTCATGGTGGTTGCCGTCCCCAATCTGGTGGTCGTGTTGGGCATCATCGTCGTGGTCATTGCTGCGCTCTTGCTCACGAGCTCGCCCTCGGCGTGGTTTAACACCATCGTTGCGGAAGCCTGGATGGTCTTTAACCTCGCTCCTATTCGGGCGGGGGGAATTGACCTCGGCTTCCTGCCGGGATTACCTGCGGTACTGCTGGCGTGGTTGGTAGGACGTCGGGTGCGCGTAGCCATTAAAGACAAGGTCAGTATCAATGACCTCCTCGTGCTGACCGCCTGCGTCTTCTTGGTTCCTTTAGCGTTGACCTGCCTTGCGTGGCTGATGCTGTGGGATGCGGGCAAAGCCTATGACGTCTCCCCGCCGGCCCTGTACGTTGTGCTGCCCCGCATGCTGTTGCTCCATGCGGCTGCTCTCATTGGCGGTATGGGGACTCGCCTGTGGAAGGCTCTGGCCAAGCGCAGTGGGGTGCCGCGCGTGCTTGTCGACGCCTCCCGGATCGGCCTCAGCTACCTCGGCTACTTGGCCATCGTGAGCCTGGTCCTCGTTCTTGTTTTGTGGGCAGTGGGCTGGCAACGCCAAGCTGAGATGCTGGCGGAGTATCCGGTCCTTGACTCGGTAGGTACGGCTGGCCTGGTTTTGCTCAGCATCCTCTATATGCCTAACGCCGTTATTGCTGCCGCGTCCGTGCTGAGTGGCTCCGAGCTACACGTTGGGCCGGACACGAGTGTCAGCTTGTTCAGCAGCCATATGGTGCCGCTGCCTCCGCTGCCACTGGCCGCGGCAGTACCGCCGAGTATTAGCTCCTGGGCGGTTGCTCTCTTTGTGCTTCCCGCAATTGTTGCCGGCGTAGCTTTTGCACGGCGCCGAGCGCTGGTGAATTTCCAGGTGGCCTTGGTCGCTGCCGTCGTTGCCGCTGTCGCTGCTTTCGCTGCGATCTACGGCACCTCTGGTGCACTCGGTGTCTACGGCTATACCGGACCTGAGCTATGGACGGCCGTAGGGCTTAGTGCCTTGTGGTGCCTCGTCGTCGGTGCTGGCTTCGCCGCCGCCAATGCGCTCTTGTCCTGGCGCGCTCGCCGTAGTAGCGAAGGCGACGTCGAGGCCGCTGTGGACGCAGAGAAGGCCGCTGTGGACACAGAGAAGACAGCTGCGGACGCAGAAAAGACAGAGGGCACCCGTCCTGCGAATGCCGTGCCGGTCTCAGCACTGCTCGGCGTCAACTCCGAGAGCCCGGAGGACTCGGACGTCATCGACGCTGAGGTGGACGACACTGATGAGGGGGACGAGGGGGACGTCGCCAAGCACATGCCCGCAGACCCTGATCGTGATGAGGACGCCTCCCAGGGTTAA
- the purN gene encoding phosphoribosylglycinamide formyltransferase — protein sequence MTTPHQPAASARLNVVVLVSGTGSLLQAILHGQDEHYAVVKVIADVPCQGIERAQAAGIATEVVEMGEDRAEWNRRLVDAVDAAQPDVVVSAGFMKILGKDFLDRFEGRTINTHPALLPAFKGAHGVRDALAYGAKVTGSTVHFVDAGVDTGAIIAQEPVRVLPEDDEASLHERIKVVERELIVTVLRAIRVQDAALTIEL from the coding sequence GTGACTACACCACACCAGCCCGCTGCTTCTGCCCGTCTCAATGTCGTCGTTCTGGTCTCTGGAACCGGCTCTTTGCTGCAGGCCATCCTCCATGGTCAGGACGAACACTATGCCGTGGTGAAAGTTATCGCGGACGTGCCCTGTCAGGGCATCGAGCGTGCACAGGCAGCGGGAATCGCCACCGAAGTCGTGGAGATGGGTGAGGATCGCGCCGAATGGAATAGACGTCTGGTTGATGCAGTAGATGCTGCACAACCAGACGTTGTTGTTTCTGCGGGCTTCATGAAGATCCTGGGCAAGGATTTTCTGGACCGCTTTGAAGGGCGCACCATCAATACTCACCCGGCACTCCTGCCAGCCTTCAAAGGGGCGCATGGTGTGCGCGATGCGCTGGCCTACGGTGCCAAGGTCACAGGCTCGACCGTCCACTTTGTAGATGCCGGCGTCGATACGGGCGCCATCATCGCCCAAGAACCCGTGCGGGTGCTGCCGGAGGATGATGAGGCCAGCCTGCACGAGCGCATCAAGGTGGTCGAAAGAGAACTCATTGTCACTGTCCTGCGCGCTATCCGCGTACAAGACGCAGCACTGACTATTGAGCTTTAA